One genomic region from Cygnus olor isolate bCygOlo1 chromosome 29, bCygOlo1.pri.v2, whole genome shotgun sequence encodes:
- the ITGA7 gene encoding integrin alpha-7 isoform X2 yields the protein MHGTGHGTGHWAWHQAWHQALGTARAQHQSWDQHQCPPARPLQSPQPQHLRGQPQPRAPYLEPWPGHPGHCPVWGDAPVPAPGSLLFWACCCRVILSEFQFIFTSSASPSPPGAPLCLEAIVPRGQARGCPTATGEPPPPRSSGHSGTGLRPLPTGHGGAGGSSGGWGQGGPGRSEAWEEPCWGRGCSAALAPSWAHAVPTAVKSGLLVGAPLAPALPSQAANRTGGLFACPLTPELSDCWRVPIDEGVDLQRESKENQWLGVSVKSQGAGGKIVTCAHLYEARNRVRQPLETRDVIGRCFVLSQDLRVRDELDGGEWKFCEGRPQGHDRFGFCQQGLAAAFSPDQHYILFGAPGTYNWKGNLRVELLNQSSLDPLRYDDGPYEAGGEKDQDPSLIPVPANSYLGLLFVTNVDSSDPDQLVYKSPDPNEKVPGAAGDVPQNSYLGFSVDSGTGLTRRQELSFVSGAPRANHTGAVLILRRDSAQRLVPEAVLRGEQLTSAFGYALAVLDLNSDGWMDLVVGAPHFFERKEEIGGAAYVYINPAGHWDAAAPLRLNGTRGSMFGIALGAAGDLNQDGFEDLAVGAPFDGAGKVYIYHGSNLGIVAKPAQVLDGEGVGVTAFGYALSGGLDVDGNLYPDLLVGSLSDTVVLYRARPVVHVSRNISLVPPNIDLEQSNCQHQEGVCVDVRACFSYTASPASYSPRLVLEYVFDADTDRRRLGHAPRVTFLGRRPSDPEHQFSDTVELPRQRARACVKATFQLQDSIRDKLRPIAVTLAYGIQGAGAARHSRGATRHSRGAALPPLSPVLSPQQPSSQRTEVHFLKQGCGDDKICQSNLQLHFQFCARLGDADFVPLPRGEDGTAIFAMSDQKDVALEIHVTNLPSDPAEPQRDGDDAHEAVLTATFPEELPYSAVRPYDGRAPSDKPVVCLANQNGSQVECELGNPMKRGAQVRFYLILSTLGITLQTTDLAVELALSTISEQPGLEPVVARARVVIELPLSVTGVAVPPRLFFGGVVRGESAVRRESQVGSAVRFEVTVSNRGQSLKTLGSAFLTLQWPHEISNGKWLLYPLQLELAAAPGPRATCSPAANPLLLALEPPGDTELTEAPAAGSWRVPAPAERKRNVTLDCAQGTARCLAFRCPLHSFERAAVLTARGRLWNSTFLEEFLAVTSVELIVRASVSVTSSIKNLVLKDASTQIPVTIYLDPGVAVAGGVPWWVILLAVLAGILVLALLVFILWKCGFFKRSSQTSRYTANYYRARRRLQPSEADKQALEGQR from the exons ATGCATGGCACGGGGCATGGCACCGGGCACTGGGCATGGCACCAGGCATGGCACCAGGCACTGGGCACAGCACGGGCACAGCACCAGTCGTGGGACCAGCACCAGTGTCCCCCTGCTCGTCCCCTCCagtccccccagccccagcatctcCGGGGGCAGCCTCAGCCCCGAGCTCCTTACTTGGAGCCTTGGCCCGGGCACCCCGGGCACTGCCCAGTGTGGGGGGACGCGCCCGTGCCTGCTCCTGGCTCCCTCCTTTTTTGGGCATGTTGCTGCCGAGTTATTTTGAGTGAattccagtttatttttacCAGCTCTGCCTCTCCGTCCCCTCCTGGGGCTCCTTTGTGTCTTGAGGCCATCGTCCCCCGGGGACAGGCCAGGGGGTGCCCCACGGCCACAGGGGAGCCGCCACCTCCGCGCTCCTCAGGGCACAGCGGGACGGGGCTGAGACCCCTCCCCACGGGAcatgggggggctggggggagctcAGGGGGATGGGGCCAGGGGGGGCCGGGGCGCTCTGAGGCCTGGGAAGAGCCGTGCTGGGGCCGTGGCTGCTCGGCCGCGCTGGCACCGAGCTGGGCACACGCGGTGCCCACAGCCGTGAAATCGGG GCTGCTGGTGGGGGCCCCCCTGGCGCCGGCGCTGCCCAGCCAAGCTGCCAACCGCACCGGGGGGCTCTTCGCCTGCCCGCTGACCCCCGAGCTCTCCGACTGCTGGCGGGTGCCCATCGACGAGGGAG tggACCTGCAGAGAGAGAGCAAAGAGAACCAGTGGCTGGGGGTGAGTGTGAAGAGCCAGGGCGCCGGCGGCAAGATCGTG ACCTGCGCCCACCTGTACGAGGCGCGGAACCGGGTGCGGCAGCCCCTGGAGACGCGGGACGTGATCGGGCGCTGCTTCGTGCTGAGCCAGGACCTGCGGGTGCGCGACGAGCTGGACGGCGGCGAGTGGAAGTTCTGCGAGGGGCGGCCGCAGGGCCACGACCGCTTCGGCTTCTGCCAGCAGGGCCTGGCCGCCGCCTTCAGCCCCGACCAGCACTACATCCTCTTCGGGGCCCCCGGCACCTACAACTGGAAGG GGAACCTGCGCGTGGAGCTGCTTAACCAGAGCTCCCTCGACCCGCTGCGCTACGACGACGGCCCCTACGAAGCGGGGGGCGAGAAGGACCAGGACCCCTCGCTCATCCCCGTGCCCGCCAACAGCTACTTGG GTTTGTTGTTTGTGACAAACGTTGATAGCTCAGACCCCGACCAGCTGGTGTACAAAAGCCCAGACCCCAACGAGAAGGTGCCCGGCGCGGCCGGCGACGTGCCCCAGAATAGCTACTTGG GTTTCTCGGTGGACTCGGGCACGGGCCTGACGCGGCGGCAGGAGCTGAGCTTCGTGAGCGGTGCGCCCCGCGCCAACCACACGGGCGCTGTGCTCATCCTGCGCCGCGACAGCGCCCAGCGCCTGGTGCCCGAGGCCGTGCTGCGGGGCGAGCAGCTCACCTCCGCCTTCGGCTatgccctggctgtgctggacCTCAACAGCGACGG CTGGATGGACCTGGTGGTGGGGGCCCCCCACTTCTTTGAGCGCAAGGAGGAGATCGGGGGGGCCGCCTACGTCTACATCAACCCGGCGGGGCACTGGGACGCCGCCGCCCCCCTGCGCCTCAACGGCACCCGCGGCTCCATGTTCGGCATCGCCCTGGGCGCTGCTGGGGACCTCAACCAGGACGGCTTCGAGG ATCTGGCTGTGGGAGCCCCCTTTGATGGCGCTGGCAAGGTCTACATCTACCACGGCAGCAACCTGGGCATCGTGGCGAAGCCGGCGCAG GTCCTGGACGGGGAGGGTGTGGGGGTGACGGCCTTTGGGTACGCGCTCTCAGGGGGGCTGGATGTGGATGGGAACCTCTACCCCGACCTGCTCGTCGGCTCCCTCTCTGACACCGTGGTGCTGTACAG GGCTCGCCCTGTGGTCCACGTCTCCAGGAACATCTCCCTGGTTCCCCCCAACATCGACCTGGAGCAGAGCAACTGCCAGCACCAGGAGGGCGTCTG TGTGGATGTCCGAGCCTGCTTCAGCTAcacagccagcccagccagctACAGCCCCCGCCTCG TGCTGGAATACGTGTTCGACGCCGACACGGACCGGCGGCGGCTGGGCCATGCCCCCCGCGTCACCTTCCTCGGCCGCCGTCCCTCGGACCCTGAGCACCAGTTCTCGGATACAGTGGAGCTGCCCCGGCAGCGCGCCCGCGCCTGTGTCAAAGCCACCTTCCAGCTCCAG GACAGCATCCGTGACAAGCTGCGCCCCATCGCCGTCACCCTCGCCTACGGCATCCAGGGGGCCGGGGCAGCACGGCACAGCCGGGGGGCCACACGACACAGCCGGGGGGCCGCCCTGCCACCCCTGTCCCCCgtgctcagcccccagcagcccagcagccagcGCACCGAG GTGCACTTTCTGAAGCAGGGCTGCGGGGACGACAAGATCTGCCAGAGCAACCTGCAGCTGCACTTCCAGTTCTGCGCCCGCCTGGGGGACGCCGATTTCGTGCCCCTGCCCAG gggtgAGGATGGCACTGCCATCTTCGCCATGAGCGACCAGAAGGACGTGGCCCTGGAGATCCACGTCACCAACCTGCCCTCGGACCCCGCGGAGCCGCAGCGGGACGGGGACGATGCCCACGAGGCCGTGCTCACCGCCACCTTCCCTGAGGAGCTGCCCTACTCCGCCGTGCGCCCCTATGATGGCCGGGCACCCTCG GACAAGCCGGTGGTGTGCCTCGCCAACCAGAACGGCTCGCAGGTGGAGTGCGAGCTGGGGAACCCCATGAAACGCGGAGCCCAG GTGCGTTTCTACCTCATCCTCAGCACCCTGGGCATCACCCTCCAGACCACGGACCTGGCAGTGGAGCTGGCCCTGTCCAC gaTCAGCGAGCAGCCGGGGCTGGAGCCGGTGGTGGCTCGGGCGCGCGTGGTCATCGAGCTGCCTCTCTCCGTGACGGG CGTGGCCGTGCCGCCCCGGCTCTTCTTCGGCGGGGTGGTGCGGGGCGAGAGCGCGGTGCGGCGGGAGAGCCAGGTGGGCAGCGCCGTGCGCTTTGAGGTGACG GTCTCCAACCGGGGCCAGTCGCTGAAGACGCTGGGCTCGGCCTTCCTCACCCTGCAGTGGCCCCATGAGATCAGCAATGGGAAGTGGCTGCTGTACccgctgcagctggagctggcggCCGCACCGGGGCCGCGGGCaacctgcagccctgctgccaacccgctgctgctggccctg GAGCCACCAGGGGACACTGAGCTCACCGAAGCACCCGCTGCGGGGTCCTGGCGGGTGCCAGCACCcgcagaaaggaaaaggaatgtgACACTG GACTGTGCCCAGGGCACCGCGCGCTGCCTGGCGTTTCGCTGCCCGCTGCACAGCTTTGAGCGTGCTGCCGTGCTCACCGCCCGCGGGCGGCTCTGGAACAGCACCTTCCTGGAG GAGTTCCTGGCCGTCACCTCGGTGGAGCTGATCGTGCGTGCCAGCGTCTCAGTGACCTCCTCCATCAAGAACCTGGTGCTGAAGGATGCCTCCACGCAG ATCCCTGTCACCATCTACCTGGACCCTGGGGTGGCGGTGGCTGGCGGCGTGCCCTGGTGGGTCATCCTCCTGGCCGTGCTGGCCGGCATTCTTGTCCTGGCCCTGCTGGTCTTCATCCTCTGGAAG TGCGGCTTCTTCAAGCGGAGCAGCCAAACCTCCCGCTACACCGCTAACTATTACCGGGCCCGCCGGAGGCTGCAGCCCTCCGAGGCGGACAAGCAGGCTCTGGAGGGCCAGCGGTAA
- the ITGA7 gene encoding integrin alpha-7 isoform X5 gives MHGTGHGTGHWAWHQAWHQALGTARAQHQSWDQHQCPPARPLQSPQPQHLRGQPQPRAPYLEPWPGHPGHCPVWGDAPVPAPGSLLFWACCCRVILSEFQFIFTSSASPSPPGAPLCLEAIVPRGQARGCPTATGEPPPPRSSGHSGTGLRPLPTGHGGAGGSSGGWGQGGPGRSEAWEEPCWGRGCSAALAPSWAHAVPTAVKSGLLVGAPLAPALPSQAANRTGGLFACPLTPELSDCWRVPIDEGVDLQRESKENQWLGVSVKSQGAGGKIVTCAHLYEARNRVRQPLETRDVIGRCFVLSQDLRVRDELDGGEWKFCEGRPQGHDRFGFCQQGLAAAFSPDQHYILFGAPGTYNWKGFSVDSGTGLTRRQELSFVSGAPRANHTGAVLILRRDSAQRLVPEAVLRGEQLTSAFGYALAVLDLNSDGWMDLVVGAPHFFERKEEIGGAAYVYINPAGHWDAAAPLRLNGTRGSMFGIALGAAGDLNQDGFEDLAVGAPFDGAGKVYIYHGSNLGIVAKPAQVLDGEGVGVTAFGYALSGGLDVDGNLYPDLLVGSLSDTVVLYRARPVVHVSRNISLVPPNIDLEQSNCQHQEGVCVDVRACFSYTASPASYSPRLVLEYVFDADTDRRRLGHAPRVTFLGRRPSDPEHQFSDTVELPRQRARACVKATFQLQDSIRDKLRPIAVTLAYGIQGAGAARHSRGATRHSRGAALPPLSPVLSPQQPSSQRTEVHFLKQGCGDDKICQSNLQLHFQFCARLGDADFVPLPRGEDGTAIFAMSDQKDVALEIHVTNLPSDPAEPQRDGDDAHEAVLTATFPEELPYSAVRPYDGRAPSDKPVVCLANQNGSQVECELGNPMKRGAQVRFYLILSTLGITLQTTDLAVELALSTISEQPGLEPVVARARVVIELPLSVTGVAVPPRLFFGGVVRGESAVRRESQVGSAVRFEVTVSNRGQSLKTLGSAFLTLQWPHEISNGKWLLYPLQLELAAAPGPRATCSPAANPLLLALEPPGDTELTEAPAAGSWRVPAPAERKRNVTLDCAQGTARCLAFRCPLHSFERAAVLTARGRLWNSTFLEEFLAVTSVELIVRASVSVTSSIKNLVLKDASTQIPVTIYLDPGVAVAGGVPWWVILLAVLAGILVLALLVFILWKLGFFRRARYAPPAVPQYHAVKIPREERQQFREEKMGTIQRKEWAVNWSEASDGHVTPSSA, from the exons ATGCATGGCACGGGGCATGGCACCGGGCACTGGGCATGGCACCAGGCATGGCACCAGGCACTGGGCACAGCACGGGCACAGCACCAGTCGTGGGACCAGCACCAGTGTCCCCCTGCTCGTCCCCTCCagtccccccagccccagcatctcCGGGGGCAGCCTCAGCCCCGAGCTCCTTACTTGGAGCCTTGGCCCGGGCACCCCGGGCACTGCCCAGTGTGGGGGGACGCGCCCGTGCCTGCTCCTGGCTCCCTCCTTTTTTGGGCATGTTGCTGCCGAGTTATTTTGAGTGAattccagtttatttttacCAGCTCTGCCTCTCCGTCCCCTCCTGGGGCTCCTTTGTGTCTTGAGGCCATCGTCCCCCGGGGACAGGCCAGGGGGTGCCCCACGGCCACAGGGGAGCCGCCACCTCCGCGCTCCTCAGGGCACAGCGGGACGGGGCTGAGACCCCTCCCCACGGGAcatgggggggctggggggagctcAGGGGGATGGGGCCAGGGGGGGCCGGGGCGCTCTGAGGCCTGGGAAGAGCCGTGCTGGGGCCGTGGCTGCTCGGCCGCGCTGGCACCGAGCTGGGCACACGCGGTGCCCACAGCCGTGAAATCGGG GCTGCTGGTGGGGGCCCCCCTGGCGCCGGCGCTGCCCAGCCAAGCTGCCAACCGCACCGGGGGGCTCTTCGCCTGCCCGCTGACCCCCGAGCTCTCCGACTGCTGGCGGGTGCCCATCGACGAGGGAG tggACCTGCAGAGAGAGAGCAAAGAGAACCAGTGGCTGGGGGTGAGTGTGAAGAGCCAGGGCGCCGGCGGCAAGATCGTG ACCTGCGCCCACCTGTACGAGGCGCGGAACCGGGTGCGGCAGCCCCTGGAGACGCGGGACGTGATCGGGCGCTGCTTCGTGCTGAGCCAGGACCTGCGGGTGCGCGACGAGCTGGACGGCGGCGAGTGGAAGTTCTGCGAGGGGCGGCCGCAGGGCCACGACCGCTTCGGCTTCTGCCAGCAGGGCCTGGCCGCCGCCTTCAGCCCCGACCAGCACTACATCCTCTTCGGGGCCCCCGGCACCTACAACTGGAAGG GTTTCTCGGTGGACTCGGGCACGGGCCTGACGCGGCGGCAGGAGCTGAGCTTCGTGAGCGGTGCGCCCCGCGCCAACCACACGGGCGCTGTGCTCATCCTGCGCCGCGACAGCGCCCAGCGCCTGGTGCCCGAGGCCGTGCTGCGGGGCGAGCAGCTCACCTCCGCCTTCGGCTatgccctggctgtgctggacCTCAACAGCGACGG CTGGATGGACCTGGTGGTGGGGGCCCCCCACTTCTTTGAGCGCAAGGAGGAGATCGGGGGGGCCGCCTACGTCTACATCAACCCGGCGGGGCACTGGGACGCCGCCGCCCCCCTGCGCCTCAACGGCACCCGCGGCTCCATGTTCGGCATCGCCCTGGGCGCTGCTGGGGACCTCAACCAGGACGGCTTCGAGG ATCTGGCTGTGGGAGCCCCCTTTGATGGCGCTGGCAAGGTCTACATCTACCACGGCAGCAACCTGGGCATCGTGGCGAAGCCGGCGCAG GTCCTGGACGGGGAGGGTGTGGGGGTGACGGCCTTTGGGTACGCGCTCTCAGGGGGGCTGGATGTGGATGGGAACCTCTACCCCGACCTGCTCGTCGGCTCCCTCTCTGACACCGTGGTGCTGTACAG GGCTCGCCCTGTGGTCCACGTCTCCAGGAACATCTCCCTGGTTCCCCCCAACATCGACCTGGAGCAGAGCAACTGCCAGCACCAGGAGGGCGTCTG TGTGGATGTCCGAGCCTGCTTCAGCTAcacagccagcccagccagctACAGCCCCCGCCTCG TGCTGGAATACGTGTTCGACGCCGACACGGACCGGCGGCGGCTGGGCCATGCCCCCCGCGTCACCTTCCTCGGCCGCCGTCCCTCGGACCCTGAGCACCAGTTCTCGGATACAGTGGAGCTGCCCCGGCAGCGCGCCCGCGCCTGTGTCAAAGCCACCTTCCAGCTCCAG GACAGCATCCGTGACAAGCTGCGCCCCATCGCCGTCACCCTCGCCTACGGCATCCAGGGGGCCGGGGCAGCACGGCACAGCCGGGGGGCCACACGACACAGCCGGGGGGCCGCCCTGCCACCCCTGTCCCCCgtgctcagcccccagcagcccagcagccagcGCACCGAG GTGCACTTTCTGAAGCAGGGCTGCGGGGACGACAAGATCTGCCAGAGCAACCTGCAGCTGCACTTCCAGTTCTGCGCCCGCCTGGGGGACGCCGATTTCGTGCCCCTGCCCAG gggtgAGGATGGCACTGCCATCTTCGCCATGAGCGACCAGAAGGACGTGGCCCTGGAGATCCACGTCACCAACCTGCCCTCGGACCCCGCGGAGCCGCAGCGGGACGGGGACGATGCCCACGAGGCCGTGCTCACCGCCACCTTCCCTGAGGAGCTGCCCTACTCCGCCGTGCGCCCCTATGATGGCCGGGCACCCTCG GACAAGCCGGTGGTGTGCCTCGCCAACCAGAACGGCTCGCAGGTGGAGTGCGAGCTGGGGAACCCCATGAAACGCGGAGCCCAG GTGCGTTTCTACCTCATCCTCAGCACCCTGGGCATCACCCTCCAGACCACGGACCTGGCAGTGGAGCTGGCCCTGTCCAC gaTCAGCGAGCAGCCGGGGCTGGAGCCGGTGGTGGCTCGGGCGCGCGTGGTCATCGAGCTGCCTCTCTCCGTGACGGG CGTGGCCGTGCCGCCCCGGCTCTTCTTCGGCGGGGTGGTGCGGGGCGAGAGCGCGGTGCGGCGGGAGAGCCAGGTGGGCAGCGCCGTGCGCTTTGAGGTGACG GTCTCCAACCGGGGCCAGTCGCTGAAGACGCTGGGCTCGGCCTTCCTCACCCTGCAGTGGCCCCATGAGATCAGCAATGGGAAGTGGCTGCTGTACccgctgcagctggagctggcggCCGCACCGGGGCCGCGGGCaacctgcagccctgctgccaacccgctgctgctggccctg GAGCCACCAGGGGACACTGAGCTCACCGAAGCACCCGCTGCGGGGTCCTGGCGGGTGCCAGCACCcgcagaaaggaaaaggaatgtgACACTG GACTGTGCCCAGGGCACCGCGCGCTGCCTGGCGTTTCGCTGCCCGCTGCACAGCTTTGAGCGTGCTGCCGTGCTCACCGCCCGCGGGCGGCTCTGGAACAGCACCTTCCTGGAG GAGTTCCTGGCCGTCACCTCGGTGGAGCTGATCGTGCGTGCCAGCGTCTCAGTGACCTCCTCCATCAAGAACCTGGTGCTGAAGGATGCCTCCACGCAG ATCCCTGTCACCATCTACCTGGACCCTGGGGTGGCGGTGGCTGGCGGCGTGCCCTGGTGGGTCATCCTCCTGGCCGTGCTGGCCGGCATTCTTGTCCTGGCCCTGCTGGTCTTCATCCTCTGGAAG ctgggcttcTTCCGCCGGGCGCGCTACGCTCCGCCGGCCGTGCCGCAGTACCACGCTGTGAAGATCCCGCGGGAGGAGCGGCAGCAGTTCCGCGAGGAGAAGATGGGCACCATCCAGAGGAAGGAGTGGGCTGTGAACTGGAGCGAGGCCAGCGACGGGCACGTCACCCCCAGCTCGGCGtag
- the ITGA7 gene encoding integrin alpha-7 isoform X11 encodes MHGTGHGTGHWAWHQAWHQALGTARAQHQSWDQHQCPPARPLQSPQPQHLRGQPQPRAPYLEPWPGHPGHCPVWGDAPVPAPGSLLFWACCCRVILSEFQFIFTSSASPSPPGAPLCLEAIVPRGQARGCPTATGEPPPPRSSGHSGTGLRPLPTGHGGAGGSSGGWGQGGPGRSEAWEEPCWGRGCSAALAPSWAHAVPTAVKSGLLVGAPLAPALPSQAANRTGGLFACPLTPELSDCWRVPIDEGVDLQRESKENQWLGVSVKSQGAGGKIVTCAHLYEARNRVRQPLETRDVIGRCFVLSQDLRVRDELDGGEWKFCEGRPQGHDRFGFCQQGLAAAFSPDQHYILFGAPGTYNWKGLLFVTNVDSSDPDQLVYKSPDPNEKVPGAAGDVPQNSYLGFSVDSGTGLTRRQELSFVSGAPRANHTGAVLILRRDSAQRLVPEAVLRGEQLTSAFGYALAVLDLNSDGWMDLVVGAPHFFERKEEIGGAAYVYINPAGHWDAAAPLRLNGTRGSMFGIALGAAGDLNQDGFEDLAVGAPFDGAGKVYIYHGSNLGIVAKPAQVLDGEGVGVTAFGYALSGGLDVDGNLYPDLLVGSLSDTVVLYRARPVVHVSRNISLVPPNIDLEQSNCQHQEGVCVDVRACFSYTASPASYSPRLVLEYVFDADTDRRRLGHAPRVTFLGRRPSDPEHQFSDTVELPRQRARACVKATFQLQDSIRDKLRPIAVTLAYGIQGAGAARHSRGATRHSRGAALPPLSPVLSPQQPSSQRTEVHFLKQGCGDDKICQSNLQLHFQFCARLGDADFVPLPRGEDGTAIFAMSDQKDVALEIHVTNLPSDPAEPQRDGDDAHEAVLTATFPEELPYSAVRPYDGRAPSDKPVVCLANQNGSQVECELGNPMKRGAQVRFYLILSTLGITLQTTDLAVELALSTISEQPGLEPVVARARVVIELPLSVTGVAVPPRLFFGGVVRGESAVRRESQVGSAVRFEVTVSNRGQSLKTLGSAFLTLQWPHEISNGKWLLYPLQLELAAAPGPRATCSPAANPLLLALEPPGDTELTEAPAAGSWRVPAPAERKRNVTLDCAQGTARCLAFRCPLHSFERAAVLTARGRLWNSTFLEEFLAVTSVELIVRASVSVTSSIKNLVLKDASTQIPVTIYLDPGVAVAGGVPWWVILLAVLAGILVLALLVFILWKCGFFKRSSQTSRYTANYYRARRRLQPSEADKQALEGQR; translated from the exons ATGCATGGCACGGGGCATGGCACCGGGCACTGGGCATGGCACCAGGCATGGCACCAGGCACTGGGCACAGCACGGGCACAGCACCAGTCGTGGGACCAGCACCAGTGTCCCCCTGCTCGTCCCCTCCagtccccccagccccagcatctcCGGGGGCAGCCTCAGCCCCGAGCTCCTTACTTGGAGCCTTGGCCCGGGCACCCCGGGCACTGCCCAGTGTGGGGGGACGCGCCCGTGCCTGCTCCTGGCTCCCTCCTTTTTTGGGCATGTTGCTGCCGAGTTATTTTGAGTGAattccagtttatttttacCAGCTCTGCCTCTCCGTCCCCTCCTGGGGCTCCTTTGTGTCTTGAGGCCATCGTCCCCCGGGGACAGGCCAGGGGGTGCCCCACGGCCACAGGGGAGCCGCCACCTCCGCGCTCCTCAGGGCACAGCGGGACGGGGCTGAGACCCCTCCCCACGGGAcatgggggggctggggggagctcAGGGGGATGGGGCCAGGGGGGGCCGGGGCGCTCTGAGGCCTGGGAAGAGCCGTGCTGGGGCCGTGGCTGCTCGGCCGCGCTGGCACCGAGCTGGGCACACGCGGTGCCCACAGCCGTGAAATCGGG GCTGCTGGTGGGGGCCCCCCTGGCGCCGGCGCTGCCCAGCCAAGCTGCCAACCGCACCGGGGGGCTCTTCGCCTGCCCGCTGACCCCCGAGCTCTCCGACTGCTGGCGGGTGCCCATCGACGAGGGAG tggACCTGCAGAGAGAGAGCAAAGAGAACCAGTGGCTGGGGGTGAGTGTGAAGAGCCAGGGCGCCGGCGGCAAGATCGTG ACCTGCGCCCACCTGTACGAGGCGCGGAACCGGGTGCGGCAGCCCCTGGAGACGCGGGACGTGATCGGGCGCTGCTTCGTGCTGAGCCAGGACCTGCGGGTGCGCGACGAGCTGGACGGCGGCGAGTGGAAGTTCTGCGAGGGGCGGCCGCAGGGCCACGACCGCTTCGGCTTCTGCCAGCAGGGCCTGGCCGCCGCCTTCAGCCCCGACCAGCACTACATCCTCTTCGGGGCCCCCGGCACCTACAACTGGAAGG GTTTGTTGTTTGTGACAAACGTTGATAGCTCAGACCCCGACCAGCTGGTGTACAAAAGCCCAGACCCCAACGAGAAGGTGCCCGGCGCGGCCGGCGACGTGCCCCAGAATAGCTACTTGG GTTTCTCGGTGGACTCGGGCACGGGCCTGACGCGGCGGCAGGAGCTGAGCTTCGTGAGCGGTGCGCCCCGCGCCAACCACACGGGCGCTGTGCTCATCCTGCGCCGCGACAGCGCCCAGCGCCTGGTGCCCGAGGCCGTGCTGCGGGGCGAGCAGCTCACCTCCGCCTTCGGCTatgccctggctgtgctggacCTCAACAGCGACGG CTGGATGGACCTGGTGGTGGGGGCCCCCCACTTCTTTGAGCGCAAGGAGGAGATCGGGGGGGCCGCCTACGTCTACATCAACCCGGCGGGGCACTGGGACGCCGCCGCCCCCCTGCGCCTCAACGGCACCCGCGGCTCCATGTTCGGCATCGCCCTGGGCGCTGCTGGGGACCTCAACCAGGACGGCTTCGAGG ATCTGGCTGTGGGAGCCCCCTTTGATGGCGCTGGCAAGGTCTACATCTACCACGGCAGCAACCTGGGCATCGTGGCGAAGCCGGCGCAG GTCCTGGACGGGGAGGGTGTGGGGGTGACGGCCTTTGGGTACGCGCTCTCAGGGGGGCTGGATGTGGATGGGAACCTCTACCCCGACCTGCTCGTCGGCTCCCTCTCTGACACCGTGGTGCTGTACAG GGCTCGCCCTGTGGTCCACGTCTCCAGGAACATCTCCCTGGTTCCCCCCAACATCGACCTGGAGCAGAGCAACTGCCAGCACCAGGAGGGCGTCTG TGTGGATGTCCGAGCCTGCTTCAGCTAcacagccagcccagccagctACAGCCCCCGCCTCG TGCTGGAATACGTGTTCGACGCCGACACGGACCGGCGGCGGCTGGGCCATGCCCCCCGCGTCACCTTCCTCGGCCGCCGTCCCTCGGACCCTGAGCACCAGTTCTCGGATACAGTGGAGCTGCCCCGGCAGCGCGCCCGCGCCTGTGTCAAAGCCACCTTCCAGCTCCAG GACAGCATCCGTGACAAGCTGCGCCCCATCGCCGTCACCCTCGCCTACGGCATCCAGGGGGCCGGGGCAGCACGGCACAGCCGGGGGGCCACACGACACAGCCGGGGGGCCGCCCTGCCACCCCTGTCCCCCgtgctcagcccccagcagcccagcagccagcGCACCGAG GTGCACTTTCTGAAGCAGGGCTGCGGGGACGACAAGATCTGCCAGAGCAACCTGCAGCTGCACTTCCAGTTCTGCGCCCGCCTGGGGGACGCCGATTTCGTGCCCCTGCCCAG gggtgAGGATGGCACTGCCATCTTCGCCATGAGCGACCAGAAGGACGTGGCCCTGGAGATCCACGTCACCAACCTGCCCTCGGACCCCGCGGAGCCGCAGCGGGACGGGGACGATGCCCACGAGGCCGTGCTCACCGCCACCTTCCCTGAGGAGCTGCCCTACTCCGCCGTGCGCCCCTATGATGGCCGGGCACCCTCG GACAAGCCGGTGGTGTGCCTCGCCAACCAGAACGGCTCGCAGGTGGAGTGCGAGCTGGGGAACCCCATGAAACGCGGAGCCCAG GTGCGTTTCTACCTCATCCTCAGCACCCTGGGCATCACCCTCCAGACCACGGACCTGGCAGTGGAGCTGGCCCTGTCCAC gaTCAGCGAGCAGCCGGGGCTGGAGCCGGTGGTGGCTCGGGCGCGCGTGGTCATCGAGCTGCCTCTCTCCGTGACGGG CGTGGCCGTGCCGCCCCGGCTCTTCTTCGGCGGGGTGGTGCGGGGCGAGAGCGCGGTGCGGCGGGAGAGCCAGGTGGGCAGCGCCGTGCGCTTTGAGGTGACG GTCTCCAACCGGGGCCAGTCGCTGAAGACGCTGGGCTCGGCCTTCCTCACCCTGCAGTGGCCCCATGAGATCAGCAATGGGAAGTGGCTGCTGTACccgctgcagctggagctggcggCCGCACCGGGGCCGCGGGCaacctgcagccctgctgccaacccgctgctgctggccctg GAGCCACCAGGGGACACTGAGCTCACCGAAGCACCCGCTGCGGGGTCCTGGCGGGTGCCAGCACCcgcagaaaggaaaaggaatgtgACACTG GACTGTGCCCAGGGCACCGCGCGCTGCCTGGCGTTTCGCTGCCCGCTGCACAGCTTTGAGCGTGCTGCCGTGCTCACCGCCCGCGGGCGGCTCTGGAACAGCACCTTCCTGGAG GAGTTCCTGGCCGTCACCTCGGTGGAGCTGATCGTGCGTGCCAGCGTCTCAGTGACCTCCTCCATCAAGAACCTGGTGCTGAAGGATGCCTCCACGCAG ATCCCTGTCACCATCTACCTGGACCCTGGGGTGGCGGTGGCTGGCGGCGTGCCCTGGTGGGTCATCCTCCTGGCCGTGCTGGCCGGCATTCTTGTCCTGGCCCTGCTGGTCTTCATCCTCTGGAAG TGCGGCTTCTTCAAGCGGAGCAGCCAAACCTCCCGCTACACCGCTAACTATTACCGGGCCCGCCGGAGGCTGCAGCCCTCCGAGGCGGACAAGCAGGCTCTGGAGGGCCAGCGGTAA